From the Diospyros lotus cultivar Yz01 chromosome 13, ASM1463336v1, whole genome shotgun sequence genome, one window contains:
- the LOC127788880 gene encoding probable 2-oxoglutarate-dependent dioxygenase SLC1 translates to MVMKIRKEDYAASLESEYQKGVMHLSETGIAKLPKKYVLPASERPNDIVDQQASNLKLPVIDFAELHGPNRPQVLKSLANACEHYGFFQLVNHGISGSVIRNMMDVSRRFFDLPFEERHKYMNPNMYSPVRYGTSFNQTKDGVFYWRDFLKLMCYPSSEMLPHWPSSPSDFRNLAVTYANENKCLFLKLMEAIVESLRLGNEKKTTEDDDGDEEEDNILRELEDGSQLMVVNCYPPCPEPQLTLGMPPHSDYGFLTLLLQDQVEGLQIHFEGKWVTIAPNPNSLVINVGDHLEIFSNGRYKSALHRVMVNSIKPRISLASLLTVPSETVIRPWRKLVDEANPRRYMDTDFATFLKYVSSREPKKKNFLESRKLT, encoded by the exons ATGGTAATGAAGATTAGGAAGGAGGATTATGCGGCTTCGTTAGAGAGCGAGTATCAGAAAGGCGTCATGCATTTGTCTGAAACTGGCATTGCCAAGCTCCCCAAAAAGTACGTATTGCCGGCTTCTGAGCGTCCCAACGATATCGTGGATCAACAAGCCTCTAACCTTAAGCTTCCCGTCATCGATTTCGCCGAACTCCACGGTCCCAACCGCCCCCAAGTCCTCAAATCCCTCGCCAATGCTTGTGAGCATTACGGGTTTTTTCAG CTTGTCAACCATGGCATCTCCGGCAGCGTTATAAGGAACATGATGGACGTCAGCCGAAGATTCTTCGACCTCCCGTTCGAGGAAAGGCACAAGTACATGAACCCTAACATGTACTCTCCTGTTAGATACGGCACCAGCTTCAACCAGACAAAAGATGGCGTCTTTTACTGGAGAGACTTCTTGAAGTTAATGTGCTATCCTTCATCAGAAATGCTTCCTCATTGGCCTTCTTCTCCCTCAGACTTTag GAATTTGGCGGTTACCTACGCGAATGAGAACAAGTGTTTGTTCCTCAAGCTAATGGAAGCAATCGTAGAGAGCCTTCGATTAGGTAACGAGAAGAAGACGACAGAAGATGACGATGGAGATGAAGAGGAGGATAATATTTTACGAGAACTGGAGGATGGGAGCCAGCTAATGGTTGTCAACTGTTACCCGCCATGCCCGGAGCCCCAGTTGACACTGGGAATGCCGCCTCACTCTGATTATGGTTTCCTCACTCTGCTTCTTCAAGATCAGGTTGAAGGTCTTCAGATTCACTTCGAGGGAAAATGGGTTACAATTGCACCAAACCCTAATTCTTTGGTTATCAACGTTGGTGATCATCTGGAg ATATTTAGCAATGGGAGGTACAAGAGCGCGTTGCATAGAGTGATGGTGAATTCTATCAAGCCTCGGATTTCCCTGGCTTCTTTGCTTACGGTTCCTTCGGAAACCGTGATCCGGCCATGGCGGAAGCTCGTCGACGAAGCGAATCCGAGGCGATATATGGACACTGATTTTGCTACTTTCCTCAAGTACGTTTCATCTCGTGAGCCCAAGAAGAAGAACTTT